A single Desulfobacterales bacterium DNA region contains:
- a CDS encoding peptide chain release factor 3, with amino-acid sequence MGRTLEKEIKQRRTFGIISHPDAGKTTLTEKLLLFGGAIQMAGAVKSRKAANHAVSDWMSIEKERGISVTTSVMKFNYRDFDINLLDTPGHQDFSEDTYRVLTAVDSALMVIDCAKGVEAQTEKLMEVCRMRNTPVITFINKLDREGTDPMDILADIEEKLQIECSPLSWPIGMGKSFKGVYNIYRSQLHLFTPGQDTRTQDGIVVSDLSDPVLDELLGRQANTLREDIELLEGASNPFDYNEYLKANQTPVFFGSAINNFGVRELLDSFVELAPAPGPRATVTRLVFPEEETFSGFTFKIQANMNPAHRDRIAFFRICSGKFTRGMKVIHHRLGKEIALANATIFMAQDRKNVEEAYPGDIIGIHNHGTIKIGDTFTDKEPLKFTGIPNFAPEHFRRVLLKNPLKGKQLNKGLVQMAEEGAVQMFRPVSDSSYILGAVGQLQFEVTMARLKAEYGVDAVYEVVDYATARWITCDDRKKLDEFKDQNQTNLALDAEGHLAFLATSEWRLSHAMELFPDIVFHKTREYS; translated from the coding sequence ATGGGCAGGACACTTGAGAAAGAAATCAAACAACGCCGGACATTTGGCATTATCAGTCACCCGGATGCGGGAAAGACCACGCTTACCGAAAAATTGCTGTTGTTTGGCGGGGCCATTCAGATGGCCGGAGCGGTAAAATCCAGAAAAGCGGCCAATCATGCGGTCAGCGACTGGATGTCCATTGAAAAGGAGCGTGGAATTTCGGTCACGACCTCGGTGATGAAGTTCAATTACCGGGATTTTGATATCAATCTGCTCGATACACCCGGTCACCAGGATTTTTCAGAGGATACATACCGGGTGCTGACAGCAGTGGACAGCGCTTTAATGGTGATCGACTGCGCCAAGGGCGTGGAGGCCCAGACCGAGAAACTGATGGAGGTGTGCCGGATGCGCAACACGCCGGTTATTACCTTTATCAACAAGCTTGACCGGGAAGGGACCGATCCGATGGATATCCTTGCGGACATTGAGGAAAAACTGCAGATCGAGTGCTCGCCGCTTTCCTGGCCCATCGGGATGGGCAAAAGCTTTAAGGGCGTTTACAATATTTATCGGAGCCAGTTGCATCTTTTCACACCGGGACAGGATACCCGGACGCAGGACGGCATTGTCGTCAGCGATCTTTCCGATCCTGTTCTGGACGAATTGCTGGGCCGCCAGGCGAACACCCTCCGGGAGGATATCGAACTGCTCGAAGGGGCAAGCAATCCATTTGATTATAATGAATATTTGAAGGCAAATCAGACCCCGGTGTTTTTCGGAAGCGCCATCAATAATTTCGGTGTCAGGGAGCTGCTGGATTCTTTTGTCGAACTGGCGCCGGCGCCCGGCCCCCGTGCTACGGTCACCCGTCTGGTTTTTCCGGAGGAAGAAACCTTTTCAGGTTTTACCTTCAAAATTCAGGCCAATATGAATCCGGCCCATCGGGACCGGATTGCATTTTTTCGGATCTGTTCGGGTAAATTCACCCGCGGCATGAAGGTCATTCATCACCGGCTCGGCAAAGAAATAGCCCTTGCCAATGCCACCATTTTCATGGCCCAGGACCGGAAAAACGTGGAAGAGGCCTATCCCGGCGATATTATCGGCATCCATAATCACGGTACCATCAAGATCGGCGATACCTTTACGGATAAGGAACCCCTTAAATTTACCGGGATTCCCAATTTCGCGCCCGAGCATTTCCGACGGGTGCTGCTCAAAAATCCGCTCAAAGGAAAACAGCTCAACAAGGGGCTGGTGCAGATGGCCGAAGAGGGGGCAGTGCAGATGTTCCGGCCCGTTTCCGACAGCAGTTACATTCTGGGGGCGGTAGGGCAGCTGCAGTTTGAGGTGACGATGGCACGGCTGAAGGCCGAATACGGGGTGGATGCAGTCTACGAAGTGGTGGATTACGCCACGGCCCGCTGGATTACCTGTGATGACAGGAAAAAACTTGATGAGTTCAAAGACCAGAACCAGACCAACCTGGCCCTGGACGCGGAAGGGCATCTGGCCTTCCTGGCCACCAGTGAATGGCGTCTGTCCCACGCCATGGAACTTTTCCCGGATATCGTCTTCCACAAGACCCGGGAATATAGCTGA
- a CDS encoding peptidylprolyl isomerase gives MVKLETSMGDIVIELYEDKAPKTVANFLNYVKEGHYDGTIFHRVINGFMIQGGGLTSDMKEKSHGEPIENEADNGLKNEAYTVAMARTMIPHSATAQFFINVKSNTFLDHTAKTDQGWGYAVFGKVVKGHGIVNKIKAVPTGKSGMHDDVPKEPVTIIKAEVVEE, from the coding sequence TTGGTAAAATTAGAAACCAGCATGGGTGACATTGTGATAGAACTTTATGAGGACAAAGCGCCCAAAACCGTAGCCAATTTTCTGAACTACGTGAAAGAAGGCCACTATGACGGCACCATCTTTCATCGGGTTATCAACGGCTTCATGATCCAGGGAGGCGGTCTTACCAGTGACATGAAGGAAAAATCCCACGGGGAACCCATTGAAAACGAAGCCGACAACGGGCTTAAAAATGAAGCCTACACCGTTGCCATGGCCCGCACCATGATTCCCCACAGTGCCACCGCCCAGTTTTTCATCAACGTAAAAAGCAATACGTTCCTGGATCACACCGCCAAAACCGATCAGGGGTGGGGTTATGCGGTTTTTGGAAAGGTGGTCAAGGGCCATGGTATCGTCAACAAGATCAAGGCCGTTCCCACCGGAAAATCCGGTATGCACGACGATGTGCCCAAGGAACCTGTGACGATCATCAAGGCCGAAGTGGTAGAAGAATAA
- the ettA gene encoding energy-dependent translational throttle protein EttA: MSNDSKKIIYSMINVSKFYQSKPVLKDISLSFFYGAKIGVLGLNGSGKSSLLRIMAGVDPEYNGEVILSQGYSIGFLEQEPALDADKTVKAVVQEGLQAIVDLVAEYNEISEKFAEPMSDEKMDQLIERQGKLQEKIDHLDAWDIDSRLEMAMDALRCPPGDTPIRVLSGGEKRRVALCRLLLQKPEILLLDEPTNHLDAESVAWLEHHLQAYEGTVIAVTHDRYFLDNLAGWILELHKGEGIPWKGNYSSWLEQKQTRLKQEEKKETERQRTLQRELEWIRMSPKGRQTKAKARINAYESLLDQNAEKQETELEIYIPPGPRLGKIVIEAENVSKAFGDRLLFEGMSFALPAGGIVGIIGPNGAGKTTLFKLITGLEKPDSGSIKIGDTVKLAYVDQERDTLEPEKTIWEVISGGKDIMELGKREVNSRAYVARFNFPGSSQQKKTGILSGGERNRVHLACILKQGANVLLLDEPTNDLDVNTMRALEEALENFCGCAVVISHDRWFLDRIATHILAFEGDGTVNWFEGNYSDYEADRKKRLGKAADQPHRIKYRQLTRG, from the coding sequence ATGAGTAACGATTCAAAAAAAATTATTTATTCAATGATAAACGTCAGCAAGTTTTACCAGAGCAAACCCGTATTAAAAGATATATCCCTTTCCTTTTTTTATGGTGCCAAGATCGGTGTCCTTGGGCTGAACGGTTCGGGGAAAAGTTCCCTTTTGCGCATTATGGCAGGTGTCGACCCGGAATATAACGGGGAAGTTATCCTGTCGCAGGGATACTCCATCGGATTTCTCGAACAGGAGCCTGCCCTTGATGCAGATAAAACGGTCAAAGCGGTTGTTCAGGAGGGCCTGCAGGCAATAGTTGATCTTGTTGCCGAATACAACGAAATCAGTGAAAAATTTGCCGAGCCCATGTCCGATGAAAAAATGGACCAACTGATTGAGCGTCAGGGCAAATTACAGGAAAAAATCGATCATCTGGATGCCTGGGACATTGATTCACGACTGGAAATGGCCATGGATGCACTGCGCTGTCCTCCGGGAGACACGCCCATCCGCGTTCTTTCCGGTGGCGAAAAACGACGTGTGGCACTTTGCAGGCTGTTGTTGCAGAAACCGGAGATTCTGCTCCTGGATGAACCGACAAATCATCTGGATGCTGAATCTGTCGCATGGCTTGAACATCATCTTCAGGCGTATGAAGGCACAGTGATTGCCGTAACGCACGATCGGTATTTCCTGGACAACCTGGCGGGCTGGATTTTAGAACTCCATAAAGGCGAAGGCATCCCGTGGAAAGGAAATTATTCTTCCTGGCTTGAACAGAAACAGACGCGGCTTAAACAGGAGGAGAAAAAAGAGACCGAGCGGCAAAGAACCCTGCAGCGGGAATTGGAATGGATACGCATGTCCCCTAAAGGCCGCCAGACAAAAGCAAAAGCGCGTATCAATGCATACGAATCGCTCCTGGACCAGAATGCTGAAAAACAGGAAACAGAGCTTGAAATCTATATCCCGCCCGGACCCCGACTCGGAAAAATTGTCATCGAAGCGGAAAATGTGAGCAAAGCCTTTGGCGACCGGCTCCTGTTTGAAGGCATGTCGTTTGCCCTGCCCGCAGGCGGTATTGTGGGGATCATCGGACCGAATGGCGCGGGCAAAACCACGCTTTTCAAGCTGATAACCGGCCTGGAAAAACCCGATTCCGGCAGCATTAAAATCGGAGATACGGTCAAACTCGCTTATGTGGATCAGGAACGCGATACCCTTGAGCCTGAAAAGACCATATGGGAGGTAATTTCCGGCGGCAAAGACATAATGGAGTTAGGAAAACGGGAAGTAAATTCACGCGCCTATGTGGCCCGGTTTAATTTCCCCGGATCCAGTCAGCAGAAAAAGACAGGGATACTTTCAGGCGGCGAGCGCAATCGCGTCCATCTTGCCTGCATTCTCAAGCAGGGCGCCAATGTGCTGCTTCTGGATGAGCCTACCAATGATCTGGATGTCAATACCATGCGTGCCCTGGAAGAAGCCCTTGAGAATTTTTGCGGCTGCGCGGTAGTGATCAGTCACGATCGATGGTTTCTCGACCGCATCGCCACCCATATTCTTGCGTTTGAAGGAGACGGTACCGTCAACTGGTTTGAAGGCAATTATTCAGACTATGAGGCAGACAGAAAAAAACGACTCGGCAAAGCCGCCGATCAGCCCCACCGGATCAAATACAGGCAACTGACCCGAGGATAA